From a single Sorghum bicolor cultivar BTx623 chromosome 5, Sorghum_bicolor_NCBIv3, whole genome shotgun sequence genomic region:
- the LOC110435320 gene encoding kafirin PSKR2: MATKIFVLLALLALSVSTTTAVIIPQCSLAPNAIISQFLPPLTPVGFEHPALQAYRLQQALANSILQQPFAQLQQQSSAHLTVQTIAAQQQQQQFLPALSQLALANPVAYLQQQLLASNPLALVNNAAYQQQQLQQVLPVISQVAMANPAAYLQQQQLAYNPLVAANAAAYLQQQQLQQILPALSQLALVNPAAYLQQQQLLPFNQLAVTNTAAYLQQQQLLRVNPVVAANPLAAAFLQQQQLLPFNQISLMNPAFSWQQPIVGSAIF, encoded by the coding sequence ATGGCTACCAAGATATTTGTCCTCCTTGCACTCCTTGCTCTTTCAGTGAGCACTACAACTGCAGTCATTATTCCGCAGTGCTCACTTGCTCCTAATGCTATTATTTCACAGTTCCTCCCACCACTTACTCCTGTGGGATTCGAACACCCGGCTCTGCAGGCTTACAGACTACAGCAGGCGCTTGCGAATAGCATCTTACAACAACCATTTGCCCAATTGCAACAACAATCCTCGGCTCATCTAACCGTACAGACCATCgcagcgcagcagcagcagcaacagttcCTACCAGCACTCAGTCAACTAGCCCTGGCAAACCCTGTGGCCTACTTGCAACAACAACTACTTGCATCCAACCCACTGGCTCTGGTGAACAATGCTGCATACcagcaacaacaactacaacagGTCCTGCCAGTGATCAGTCAGGTAGCCATGGCAAACCCTGCCGCCTacttgcaacaacaacaacttgcATACAACCCACTGGTTGCGGCCAATGCTGCTGCATACTTGCAACAACAGCAGCTGCAACAAATCCTACCAGCACTCAGTCAACTAGCCTTGGTGAACCCGGCCGCCTACTTGCAACAACAACAGCTGCTTCCATTCAACCAACTCGCTGTGACGAACACCGCCGCATacctgcaacaacaacagctgCTTCGTGTTAATCCAGTGGTAGCTGCTAACCCATTGGCTGCCGCCTTCCTGCAGCAGCAACAATTGTTGCCATTCAACCAGATATCTTTGATGAACCCTGCCTTTTCATGGCAGCAACCCATCGTTGGAAGTGCCATCTTCTAG
- the LOC8079122 gene encoding kafirin PSKR2-like: MATKIFVLLALLALSVSTTTAVIIPQCSLAPNAIISQFLPPLTPVGFEHPALQAYRLQQALANSILQQPFAQLQQQSSAHLTVQTIAAQQQQQQFLPALSQLALANPVAYLQQQLLASNPLALVNNAAYQQQQLQQVLPVISQVAMANPAAYLQQQQLEYNPLVAANAAAYLQQQQLQQILPALSQLALVNPAAYLQQQQLLPFNQLAVTNTAAYLQQQQLLRVNPVVAANPLAAAFLQQQQLLPFNQISLMNPAFSWQQPIVGSAIV; the protein is encoded by the coding sequence ATGGCTACCAAGATATTTGTCCTCCTTGCGCTCCTTGCTCTTTCAGTGAGCACAACAACTGCAGTCATTATTCCGCAGTGCTCACTTGCTCCTAATGCTATTATTTCACAGTTCCTCCCACCACTTACTCCTGTGGGATTCGAACACCCAGCTCTGCAGGCTTACAGACTACAGCAGGCGCTTGCGAATAGCATCTTACAACAACCATTTGCCCAATTGCAACAACAATCCTCGGCTCATCTAACCGTACAGACCATCgcagcgcagcagcagcagcaacagttcCTACCAGCACTCAGTCAACTAGCCCTGGCAAACCCTGTGGCCTACTTGCAACAACAACTACTTGCATCCAACCCACTGGCTCTGGTGAACAATGCTGCATACcagcaacaacaactacaacagGTCCTGCCAGTGATCAGTCAGGTAGCCATGGCAAACCCTGCAGCCtacctgcaacaacaacaacttgaATACAACCCACTGGTTGCGGCCAATGCTGCGGCATACTTGCAACAACAGCAGCTGCAACAAATCCTACCAGCACTCAGTCAACTAGCCTTGGTGAACCCGGCCGCCTACTTGCAACAACAACAGCTGCTTCCATTCAACCAACTCGCTGTGACGAATACCGCCGCATacctgcaacaacaacagctgCTTCGTGTTAATCCAGTGGTAGCTGCTAACCCATTGGCTGCCGCCTTCCTGCAGCAGCAACAATTGTTGCCATTCAACCAGATATCTTTGATGAACCCTGCCTTTTCATGGCAGCAACCCATCGTTGGAAGTGCCATCGTCTAG
- the LOC8079121 gene encoding kafirin PSKR2-like, producing MATKIFVLLALLALSVSTTTAVIIPQCSLAPNAIISQFLPPLTLVGFEHPALQAYRLQQALANSILQQPFAQLQQQSSAHLTVQTIAAQQQQQQFLPALSQLALANPVAYLQQQLLASNPLALVNNAAYQQQQLQQVLPVISQVAMANPAAYLQQQQLAYNPLVAANAAAYLQQQQLQQILPALSQLALVNPAAYLQQQQLLPFNQLAVTNTAAYLQQQQLLRVNPVVAANPLAAAFLQQQQLLPFNQISLMNPAFSWQQPIVGSAIF from the coding sequence ATGGCTACCAAGATATTTGTCCTCCTTGCGCTCCTTGCTCTTTCAGTGAGCACAACAACTGCAGTCATTATTCCGCAGTGCTCACTTGCTCCTAATGCTATTATTTCACAGTTCCTCCCACCACTTACTCTTGTGGGATTCGAACACCCGGCTCTGCAGGCTTACAGACTACAGCAGGCGCTTGCGAATAGCATCTTACAACAACCATTTGCCCAATTGCAACAACAATCCTCGGCTCATCTAACCGTACAGACCATCgcagcgcagcagcagcaacaacagttCCTACCAGCACTCAGTCAACTAGCCCTGGCAAACCCTGTGGCCTACTTGCAACAACAACTACTTGCATCCAACCCACTGGCTCTGGTGAACAATGCTGCATACCAGCAGCAACAACTACAACAGGTCCTGCCAGTGATCAGTCAGGTAGCCATGGCAAACCCTGCCGCCtacctgcaacaacaacaacttgcATACAACCCACTGGTTGCGGCCAATGCTGCTGCATACTTGCAACAACAGCAGCTGCAACAAATCCTACCAGCACTCAGTCAACTAGCCTTGGTGAACCCGGCCGCCTACTTGCAACAACAACAGCTGCTTCCATTCAACCAACTCGCTGTGACGAACACCGCCGCATACCTGCAACAGCAACAGCTGCTTCGTGTTAATCCAGTGGTAGCTGCTAACCCATTGGCTGCCGCCTTCCTGCAGCAGCAACAATTGTTGCCATTCAACCAGATATCTTTGATGAACCCTGCCTTTTCATGGCAGCAACCCATCGTTGGAAGTGCCATCTTCTAG
- the LOC110429512 gene encoding kafirin PSKR2-like produces the protein MATKIFVLLALLALSVSTTTAVIIPQCSLAPNAIISQFLPPLTLVGFEHPALQAYRLQQALANSILQQPFAQLQQQSSAHLTVQTIAAQQQQQQFLPALSQLALANPVAYLQQQLLASNPLALVNNAAYQQQQLQQVLPVISQVAMANPAAYLQQQQLAYNPLVAANAAAYLQQQQLQQILPALSQLALVNPAAYLQQQQLLPFNQLAVTNTAAYLQQQQLLRVNPVVAANPLAAAFLQQQQLLPFNQISLMNPAFSWQQPIVGSAIF, from the coding sequence ATGGCTACCAAGATATTTGTCCTCCTTGCGCTCCTTGCTCTTTCAGTGAGCACAACAACTGCAGTCATTATTCCGCAGTGCTCACTTGCTCCTAATGCTATTATTTCACAGTTCCTCCCACCACTTACTCTTGTGGGATTCGAACACCCGGCTCTGCAGGCTTACAGACTACAGCAGGCGCTTGCGAATAGCATCTTACAACAACCATTTGCCCAATTGCAACAACAATCCTCGGCTCATCTAACCGTACAGACCATCgcagcgcagcagcagcagcaacagttcCTACCAGCACTCAGTCAACTAGCCCTGGCAAACCCTGTGGCCTACTTGCAACAACAACTACTTGCATCCAACCCACTGGCTCTGGTGAACAATGCTGCATACCAGCAGCAACAACTACAACAGGTCCTGCCAGTGATCAGTCAGGTAGCCATGGCAAACCCTGCCGCCtacctgcaacaacaacaacttgcATACAACCCACTGGTTGCGGCCAATGCTGCTGCATACTTGCAACAACAGCAGCTGCAACAAATCCTACCAGCACTCAGTCAACTAGCCTTGGTGAACCCGGCCGCCTACTTGCAACAACAACAGCTGCTTCCATTCAACCAACTCGCTGTGACGAACACCGCCGCATacctgcaacaacaacagctgCTTCGTGTTAATCCAGTGGTAGCTGCTAACCCATTGGCTGCCGCCTTCCTGCAGCAGCAACAATTGTTGCCATTCAACCAGATATCTTTGATGAACCCTGCCTTTTCATGGCAGCAACCCATCGTTGGAAGTGCCATCTTCTAG
- the LOC8079123 gene encoding kafirin PSKR2-like: MATKIFVLLALLALSVSTTTAVIIPQCSLAPNAIISQFLPPLTLVGFEHPALQAYRLQQALANSILQQPFAQLQQQSLAHLTGQTIAAQQQQQQQLLPALSQLALANPVAYVQQQLLASNPLALVNNAAYQQQQLQQVLPVISQVAMANPAAYLQQQQLAYNPLVAANAAAYLQQQQLQQILPALSQLALVNPAAYLQQQQLLPFNQLAVTNTAAYLQQQQLLRVNPVVAANPLAAAFLQQQQLLPFNQISLMNPAFSWQQPIVGSAIF; encoded by the coding sequence ATGGCTACCAAGATATTTGTCCTCCTTGCGCTCCTTGCTCTTTCAGTGAGCACAACAACTGCAGTCATTATTCCGCAGTGCTCACTTGCTCCTAATGCTATTATTTCACAGTTCCTCCCACCACTTACTCTTGTGGGATTCGAACACCCGGCTCTGCAGGCTTACAGACTACAGCAGGCGCTTGCGAATAGCATCTTACAACAACCATTTGCCCAATTGCAACAACAATCCTTGGCTCATCTAACCGGACAGACCATCgcagcgcagcagcagcagcagcaacagttaCTACCAGCACTCAGTCAACTAGCCCTGGCAAACCCTGTGGCCTACGTGCAACAACAACTACTTGCATCCAACCCACTGGCTCTGGTGAACAATGCTGCATACcagcaacaacaactacaacagGTCCTGCCAGTGATCAGTCAGGTAGCCATGGCAAACCCTGCCGCCtacctgcaacaacaacaacttgcATACAACCCACTGGTTGCGGCCAATGCTGCTGCATACTTGCAACAACAGCAGCTGCAACAAATCCTACCAGCACTCAGTCAACTAGCCTTGGTGAACCCGGCCGCCTACTTGCAACAACAACAGCTGCTTCCATTCAACCAACTCGCTGTGACGAACACCGCCGCATacctgcaacaacaacagctgCTTCGTGTTAATCCAGTGGTAGCTGCTAACCCATTGGCTGCCGCCTTCCTGCAGCAGCAACAATTGTTGCCATTCAACCAGATATCTTTGATGAACCCTGCCTTTTCATGGCAGCAACCCATCGTTGGAAGTGCCATCTTCTAG